A DNA window from Nitrospinota bacterium contains the following coding sequences:
- the umuD gene encoding translesion error-prone DNA polymerase V autoproteolytic subunit: MTTRTSNALAIPTCSLAVCRVEAGFPSPADDYMEGSLDLNEYVIKHPSATYFVRASGDSMTGAGIFHGDLLIVDRSLEPVHGKVIIAEVDGQLTVKRLLKTKDHVSLQSENASYPPIEFQEGNEVVVWGVVTHVLHNLL; encoded by the coding sequence ATGACAACCAGAACCTCAAATGCCCTAGCTATACCAACCTGTTCACTGGCTGTGTGTCGCGTTGAAGCCGGGTTTCCATCACCTGCTGATGACTACATGGAGGGTTCACTGGATCTCAATGAATATGTCATCAAGCACCCTTCCGCAACTTATTTTGTCAGGGCATCCGGAGACTCTATGACAGGTGCGGGAATTTTTCATGGCGACTTACTAATTGTCGACCGGAGCCTTGAGCCTGTTCATGGAAAAGTTATCATTGCAGAAGTGGACGGCCAGCTTACCGTCAAGCGACTTTTAAAAACGAAAGACCACGTCTCGTTACAATCCGAAAATGCCAGCTACCCACCCATCGAGTTTCAGGAAGGAAATGAAGTTGTGGTTTGGGGGGTCGTCACCCATGTGCTCCACAATCTGCTGTGA
- a CDS encoding TonB-dependent receptor gives MLKVCAFLLLFSCLLSPAFADDQKKGTEHDGPMEHYAIHLDEIIVSTPMQDTIASSATPVTVLHDDNLRMKAGGTIGETLQNELGVHGQAFGPGVGLPVIRGQDGPRVRVMSNGLGTNDASQNSPDHASISVPINAERIEILRGPATLLYGSGAIGGVVNVIDNRIPEKVPDQLLGGSVEQKYNTVNNNHQTAFKVEGGKSKFAYHFDGYFQKSDDLEVGGDAIDVTRANVSQPGLVVDNNTSGFVNNTEADNLSLTAGGSFVGDSGFFGVSANVVDMEYQIPTRGESGGEESNIEMEQRKLDFKGGLNNLDGFFRKMDAKLSFTDYKHVEALEAKFQNDTFEGRVDATHKPIFGMNGIMGLQIMTSLFRAQEIGSDFINPRTRTDSYAVFAQESFDLASNHVGQFGLRLEQNFVDSEIRANAYRSFTPVSLSVSDVWTIDDEKSLNLAITRSQRAPIANELYFLGDHEATATYQRGNPNLDIETSYNIDLGYKLNSKKVAIELNLFHNWVNNYIYSARTGGTGGDENNPEVIYQQASATFIGYEAQLIYHVWKENSQDVDLTLFSDYTRGKLHNNGDVPRVPPLRLGFQLDHRSGNWKSNLRLTRALKQGHSGHVEADTPSYTLLNLNTHYHIEDFKKADMVVYAKGNNLLNENIRNSASFLRNFQPEPGIGAEFGIRIKY, from the coding sequence ATGCTTAAAGTTTGTGCATTTTTACTTTTATTTAGCTGTCTATTATCGCCGGCCTTTGCAGATGATCAAAAAAAAGGAACAGAGCATGACGGACCCATGGAGCATTATGCGATTCATTTGGATGAAATTATTGTATCCACACCCATGCAAGACACGATTGCCAGTTCCGCAACACCGGTGACCGTTTTACACGACGATAATTTACGTATGAAAGCCGGGGGTACTATTGGCGAAACGCTTCAAAATGAATTGGGAGTCCATGGGCAGGCCTTTGGTCCTGGCGTTGGACTTCCCGTAATCCGTGGACAAGATGGTCCCCGTGTACGGGTCATGAGTAACGGCCTGGGCACGAATGATGCTTCCCAAAACAGCCCTGATCACGCTTCAATCTCAGTTCCAATAAATGCAGAGCGTATAGAGATCTTGCGGGGGCCTGCTACATTGCTTTACGGCAGTGGTGCTATAGGAGGTGTAGTGAATGTTATCGATAACCGGATTCCGGAAAAAGTTCCCGACCAGCTTTTAGGAGGATCGGTAGAGCAAAAATACAATACTGTCAACAACAACCATCAGACAGCATTTAAAGTTGAAGGCGGAAAAAGCAAATTTGCCTACCATTTCGACGGTTATTTTCAAAAAAGTGACGATTTAGAAGTCGGCGGTGATGCCATCGATGTCACTCGAGCCAATGTCAGTCAACCTGGCTTGGTTGTCGATAACAATACAAGTGGTTTTGTCAATAATACTGAAGCCGATAATTTAAGTCTAACGGCTGGGGGATCTTTTGTTGGTGATTCCGGTTTCTTCGGAGTGTCTGCAAATGTTGTGGACATGGAGTACCAGATTCCAACCAGGGGTGAATCGGGCGGTGAAGAATCTAATATAGAGATGGAACAAAGAAAATTGGATTTTAAAGGTGGTCTAAATAACCTTGATGGTTTCTTTAGAAAAATGGATGCTAAGCTCAGTTTCACAGATTACAAACATGTCGAAGCCCTCGAAGCTAAATTTCAAAATGATACATTTGAAGGCCGGGTGGATGCTACGCACAAGCCCATTTTCGGAATGAACGGTATCATGGGACTTCAGATAATGACCAGCCTGTTTAGAGCCCAAGAAATAGGAAGCGACTTTATTAATCCGAGAACCAGGACTGACAGTTACGCCGTATTTGCTCAGGAGTCGTTTGATTTGGCATCTAACCACGTCGGTCAATTTGGGCTACGTTTAGAGCAGAATTTTGTGGACTCAGAAATACGCGCTAATGCGTACCGAAGTTTTACACCTGTCAGCCTTTCTGTTTCAGACGTGTGGACTATTGATGACGAAAAATCATTAAATTTAGCCATAACCCGTTCGCAACGAGCTCCTATTGCTAATGAATTATATTTTTTAGGGGACCATGAAGCGACAGCCACTTATCAGAGGGGAAATCCTAATCTTGATATAGAAACTTCCTATAATATTGACTTGGGTTACAAATTAAATTCCAAGAAGGTGGCTATTGAGTTAAACCTGTTTCATAACTGGGTAAATAATTATATTTACTCAGCACGGACGGGGGGCACAGGAGGTGACGAAAATAATCCGGAAGTAATTTATCAACAAGCTTCTGCCACTTTTATAGGTTATGAAGCGCAGCTTATTTATCATGTCTGGAAAGAGAATTCGCAGGATGTTGATTTAACCTTGTTCAGTGACTACACCCGAGGCAAATTGCACAATAATGGGGATGTTCCAAGAGTTCCGCCTCTTCGCTTGGGTTTCCAGCTTGATCACAGGAGTGGCAACTGGAAGTCCAACTTGCGTCTCACTCGTGCTTTAAAGCAAGGGCATTCTGGACATGTGGAAGCAGATACTCCTAGCTATACATTGCTCAACCTAAATACACATTACCATATCGAAGATTTTAAGAAAGCAGATATGGTTGTTTATGCAAAGGGGAATAATTTGTTGAATGAAAATATCCGTAACTCGGCCTCTTTTTTGAGAAACTTTCAACCGGAGCCGGGAATCGGAGCAGAATTTGGAATTAGAATTAAATATTGA
- a CDS encoding cupin domain-containing protein, which yields MKVINVRDVVQFNSEKMKKVSLFDTDKFFCDIYCIGPGQFQKVHSHDGSDKVYYVLEGQGKVTVGSEEKLLSQHEITMAPSGEDHGVVNHTDDKLVMLVFMAPKPN from the coding sequence ATGAAAGTGATCAATGTTCGAGATGTAGTTCAGTTTAATTCCGAAAAAATGAAAAAAGTCAGTCTGTTTGATACGGATAAATTCTTTTGTGATATATACTGTATTGGGCCAGGTCAATTCCAGAAGGTTCATTCGCACGATGGGTCTGATAAGGTTTATTATGTATTGGAAGGGCAGGGTAAAGTGACTGTAGGGTCGGAAGAAAAATTGCTTTCACAACACGAAATCACCATGGCTCCATCGGGCGAGGATCACGGGGTGGTGAACCATACCGATGACAAACTGGTCATGCTAGTTTTCATGGCGCCGAAACCCAACTAG
- a CDS encoding radical SAM protein produces MHGVHDVVQRDLAIELLNDLCTWEKTKPLYERIIRELNELSSKPRLTQEEAEKFNKLREAEEIVMALKDQIDGAVASQRSQEFYDIDQYMENLKIMDVWLDNILAPYYPSQLTVIGSQMRFSPYSSQEVIDSFNHPEENFFYDLYQQWYLPGILEEDIDILGISITSVEQIISGLTLAYLVKQNRPEIHITVGGSVFTKLVDRLENDGSKLFNFVDSFVVHEGETPLLKLVEHLRGDGDLSKVPNLVYRQEGVVKVNRPFAKEELNALPTPDFDGMPLDLYLSPERVLPVMGSRGCYWEQCAFCSIPFDHMNFHVRYAENVVNDFKVLQEKYNCNNFFFTDEALPINFLRTFAAKIIEQKVDVQWTGELKFEKSLLKDDRMDLLYKSGCRKLIFGLESYNQRVLNSMKKGVELSWVDETTERCLQLGIAMHFYLICGFPTETREEVMDSINFVLNNQRLLDSPGFSAILSQFDLERGAPIENSPMEWGITKLYTPPDHDLSLGYSYETSIGMNAEETNELYQQLIEKLGREVMTFPHNYSLSDGLLYLAHHNCNTLTERLGALA; encoded by the coding sequence ATGCATGGAGTTCACGATGTGGTTCAGCGTGACCTGGCGATTGAACTCCTCAATGACCTCTGTACCTGGGAGAAAACCAAGCCACTATACGAGCGCATCATTAGAGAGCTGAACGAATTGAGTTCCAAGCCTCGGTTGACTCAAGAAGAAGCGGAAAAGTTTAACAAACTCCGTGAAGCGGAAGAAATTGTCATGGCACTGAAGGACCAAATTGATGGAGCCGTTGCTTCGCAACGCAGTCAGGAGTTCTATGATATTGATCAGTATATGGAAAACCTCAAAATCATGGATGTTTGGCTCGACAATATTTTAGCGCCTTACTATCCATCACAATTGACGGTTATAGGCAGTCAGATGCGGTTTTCACCCTACTCATCTCAAGAAGTGATCGACTCCTTCAATCACCCGGAAGAGAATTTCTTTTATGACCTTTATCAGCAATGGTATTTGCCGGGAATTCTTGAAGAGGACATTGACATTCTCGGAATCTCTATTACTTCGGTGGAGCAAATCATATCCGGCTTGACCCTGGCTTATCTCGTCAAGCAGAACCGTCCTGAAATTCATATCACTGTCGGCGGAAGTGTGTTCACCAAGCTTGTGGATCGTTTGGAGAATGATGGCTCGAAGCTTTTCAATTTTGTAGACAGTTTTGTTGTGCATGAGGGTGAGACACCACTTCTTAAGCTGGTCGAGCACCTTCGCGGAGATGGCGATCTAAGCAAAGTACCTAATCTGGTTTACCGGCAGGAAGGGGTGGTTAAAGTGAACCGGCCTTTCGCCAAGGAAGAACTGAATGCCTTGCCAACTCCGGATTTTGATGGAATGCCTTTGGACCTATACCTGTCTCCGGAGCGTGTTTTACCGGTGATGGGTTCTCGTGGTTGTTATTGGGAACAATGCGCGTTTTGTTCCATTCCATTCGATCACATGAATTTCCATGTGCGGTACGCAGAGAATGTGGTGAACGATTTTAAGGTGTTGCAGGAAAAATATAACTGCAATAATTTTTTCTTCACCGATGAAGCGTTGCCGATCAACTTTCTCAGAACTTTTGCCGCCAAGATCATCGAACAAAAGGTGGATGTGCAGTGGACAGGGGAGCTCAAGTTTGAGAAGAGCCTGCTCAAAGACGACCGTATGGATTTGTTATACAAGTCTGGTTGCCGCAAATTGATATTTGGTTTGGAGTCATACAACCAGAGGGTTCTGAACTCCATGAAGAAAGGTGTGGAATTGAGCTGGGTGGATGAAACCACCGAACGATGTCTGCAATTGGGCATTGCTATGCACTTTTATCTTATTTGTGGTTTTCCGACTGAGACCCGTGAAGAAGTGATGGACTCGATTAACTTTGTCCTTAACAACCAGCGCTTGCTGGACTCGCCAGGTTTTTCAGCGATTCTCTCACAGTTTGATCTTGAGCGAGGAGCACCCATAGAAAATAGTCCGATGGAATGGGGCATCACAAAACTTTATACTCCGCCGGACCATGATTTGAGTCTGGGTTATTCTTATGAGACGTCAATAGGAATGAATGCCGAAGAAACGAATGAGCTTTACCAGCAGTTGATCGAAAAACTGGGTCGAGAAGTGATGACATTTCCGCACAACTATTCCCTGTCTGATGGTTTGCTATACCTTGCCCATCATAACTGCAATACCCTTACCGAAAGACTCGGTGCATTGGCCTAG